In the genome of Luteitalea pratensis, the window CGAATCCGAACCGGGATCGGTCTGGGCGGTCGGCACCGAGGTTCACCTGGTGAACCGCCTCGCCAACGAAGTCGCCCCCGCCAAGACCGTCGTCACGCTCGACCAGTTCGGGTGCCTCTGCTCGACGATGTTCCGGGTCTCGCCCAACCACCTGCTCTGGGTGCTCGACGGCCTCCTCGAGGGCGTGGTGCACAACCAGATCATCGTGCCCGAGGCCACCAAGCACTGGGCGCGGGTGGCGCTCGATCGGATGCTCAGCATTCAGTAACTCACGTCTCAAGTCTCAGGTCTCAAGTCTCAGGGAAGTGTGGCCTGAGCCTAAGACCTGAGACCTGAGACCTTCCCAGGAGCGTTGCCACTCATGCCCTACGAACTTCCGCCGCTGCCCTACGCCCACAACGCGCTCGAGCCGTTCATCGACGAGCAGACGATGCAGATCCATCACGGCAAGCATCATCAAACCTACGTGAACAACGTCAATGCCGCGCTCGAGAAGTACCCCGAACTCCAGGGCAAGCCGATCGATCAGCTGATCGCCGACCTGAACGCGATCCCGGAAGACATCCGCACGGCCGTGCGCAACAACGGCGGCGGGCATGCCAACCACACGTTCTTCTGGGCGGTCATGGCGCCCAACGCCGGCGGTTCGCCGACAGGAAAGATCGCCGAGGCGATCAACGCCAAGTTCGGCTCCTTCGATGCGTTCAAGGAGGCGTTTGCCAAGGCCGGCACGACGCGTTTCGGCAGCGGCTGGGCGTGGTTGATCAAGAGCGGCAGCGGCGTGGAGGTGACAAGCACGCCGAACCAGGACAGCCCGCTGATGGAAGGCAAGATGCCGCTGCTCGGCCTCGACGTCTGGGAGCACGCGTACTACCTGAAATACCAGAACAAGCGCCCCGACTACATCGCCGCGTGGTGGAACGTGGTCAATTGGGACGCAGTCAATAACGCGTTCTAGGCGCCTAACCGCCTACAGCCTACAGCCTGCAGCCTGCAGCGTACGGGTGACCTGTCTGGAGGTCGCCCGCACGCCCCAGCCTCGCGTTCAGGGCCGTAGCCGCTGAGTTGTAGGCCGTAGGCAGCAGCCTGCAGGCCATCACTCTTCGCGCTTCCCGTCCCACTGCACCCGGCCGCCCACGACCGTCAGTGTCGCCTTCACCGCCCACAGCCGTTCCGGCGGGATCGCGAACACGTCCTCGGACAGCACCACGAGGTCGGCCATCCGCCCGGGCGCCAGCGCGCCCTTCTCCTGGTCCTCGCGGCTGGCAAACGCAGCGTCAACGGTGAAGTGACGCAACGCGGCGGCGACGCTGATGCGGTTGGCGGGATACCAGCCGCCGGGCGGCGTGCCGTCGGGCAACTGCCGCGTGACCGCGGCATGGATGCCACGCATCACCTCCATCGTGAACACCGGGTAGTCGCTCCCGAACGCCTGGACGATGCGGGCGTCGTCGAAACGCGCGAACGCGTCCACCCGTGAGGCGCGTTCGGGCCCGAGCGCGGGCGCAAAGCTCGTGAGCGTGATCGCATCGGGACTCGCGAACATCGCCTGCGTGGAGGCGATGACCCCCAGCGACCGGAAGCGCGGCAGGTCCTCGGGCGAGGGCAGTTCGGCATGCTCGATGCGATGGCGCCGCTCGGACGTCCCGTTCACCGACCGCGCACGCGCGAAGGCGTCCAGTGCCATCCGTATCGCGCGATCGCCGACCGCATGGAGTTCGATCTGAAGTCCGGCCTGGTCATAGGCCACCACCGCGGCGTTCAGCGCCGCCTGATCCCACATCGGCAGGCCGGACTCGTTCGGCCGATCGGCGTACGGCGCCAGCATCGCCGCCGTGTGTCCGTCGACCGTCCCATCCAGCACGCCCTTGACGATCCCGAACGACAGCCATCGATCGCGATGCTCGTCACGGAGGCGGACGAGTTCAGCAAGTCGCTCCGGCGTGACGTTCATCTCGAACGGCATCGCGACCCGCACGCGGATCGGGAGCGTGCCTGCCCGCCCGGCGCGTTCGTAGGCGGCGACTCGCTGGCCAGCAGGGTCACTCGCACTGGCATCCTGCACCGATGTCAGTCCGTAAGTCGCTGCCTTCTGAAGGGTCGCGAGGACGGCGCGGTCCGCGTCGTCCGGGCTCACTGGCGGCAGCAGCCGCTGCACCAGGCTCATTGCCGCTTCCTGCAACAGGCCGGTGGCCTCGCCCTTCGCATCGCGCCCGATGCGGCCGTTCTGCGGATTCGGCGTGTCGCGGGTGATGCCCGCCAGCGCCAGCGTCCGGCCGTTCACGAGGACCTGGTGGCCGTCACGATCGGTAATCAGGACGGGGCGATCCGGGAACGCCGCGTCGAGATGACGGCGATGGGGCTGCAGGCCCGGGAAGTCGGACGGCCCCCAGCCATCGCCCAGCACCCATGCGTCAGCCGGGCCGGTGGCGAACGTCTTCAGCCGCCGCACGATCTCGTCCGCGGTGCCCGCTCCTGTGAGGTCCGCCGTCTGCCGCAGCGGCAGATGCCAGTGCGCGTCGTTGAAGCCCGGCACCACCCGTCGTCCTTGGACATCGATGATGCGCGTCGCCGCAGACGCCATGGCTCGTACGACGTCGCTGTTGGCGACGGTGACGATACGGCCGTTGCGGATGGCAATCGCCTCGGCCTCCGGGCGATTGCCATCGCCGGTCCAGACTTTCCCGTTCAGGACGATCAGATCGGGCGCTTCGGGAGCTTCGGGCCGGCATCCCGAGAGCAGGGCAGTGGCCAGCAGCACGAGCCCTCGGGACCGAAAAGTCATGAGCGAGTCTACACAGGCTGCGCGTGCGTCGAGTCAGGATAGGCTGTAGGTCCCCACACCAATCAAGGATTCCATTGATGAATCTTCACACCCGCCAGAGTCGTCGCCGCTTCATCAACGGCGCGCTGGCGACGACCGGCATGCTGGGGTTGGTGACACCCTTCGATCGGAGCGACGCTCGCGGCAGCAGCCCGATCGATGGCGGCGCCCTCGCGACCTTTCGCGCACAGCTCAAGGGTCGCCTCGTTCTTCCCACCGACGCTGGCTACGAGGCAGCACGACGCGTCTACTTCTGGAATCCCGACACTGAGAAGCGCCCCGCCCTCGTGGTGCGCTGCGCCCATGTCGATGATGTCCGGCACGCGATCGCCTTTGCTCGCACACATGCACTGGAAGTCGCCGTGCGCGGCGGTGGCCACAGTCCAATGGGCTGGGGCACCTCCAATGGCCTCGTCATCGACATGGCGGGGATGAACCTCGTGACCATCGATCCGGCCACGCGAACGGCGCGTGTCGATGCCGGTGCGCTGGGTGGCGAGGTCATGCGACAAGCGGGACGCCACGGGCTGGCTCCAGTCGTCGGTCAGTGCGCCGGTGTCGGGGCTGCAGGGGTGACGCTCGGCGGCGGCCTCGGCTGGCTGTCCGGTCTGCATGGAGCCGCTTGCGACAATCTGCTCGCCGCTCGGGTGGTCACCGCGGACGGCACCCTGCTGTCCGTGGACGCGGAACGCAATCCGGACCTGTTGTGGGGGCTCCGGGGCGCCGGCGCCAACTTCGGCGTGATCACGAGCTTCGATTGTCGCCTTCATTCCCTCGGTCCGGTCACCGCCGGCGACATCCACTATCCGGTTCGAGAGGCGCGATCGGTCCTGCGATTGTTCCGCGAATTCATGGCGGAAGCGCCGGATGCGTTTCAAGCCACCCTCAACCTGACGCCAGGCGAGCGCGGCGTGTTCGTCCAACTCTGTCACGCCGGTGAGAGCGCCGAGGCCGAGCGGTTGCTCCGGTCCCTACGAGCGATTGCAGCTCCAGCCAAGGACATGGTCAGGCGCCAGGAATTCGCCGATCTGGCTGGCAGGCAGCCAACCGGCACAGCAGATGCCGACTTCAGGTGCGTGGCAACCGCCTATCGGCACGAGTTGTCAGACGAGGTCATGAATGTCGTCCTCGACCGCCTCGCCGAGGCACCGGCTTCCACCGTGATCGGCATCAGCCACTACATGCACGGCGAGCTGTGCAGGGTGGCTTCCGACTCCACGGCCTTTCCACTCCGCCAATCGGGAGGCGTTCACATTCGCTTTGGTGCGGACTGGAATGATCCCGGTTTGGCGCAGCGCCTCATGCCGTGGGCCAGCGAAGCGAGTCGCTTGTTGCGCGCCTCGTCTGGCGAACGGATCTACGCCAACTACCAGAGCCATGCCGGCAAGGGCTCAGCCGAGGCTGTCTACGGCAGCAATCACGCGCGGCTGGTGGCCCTCAAGAACACCTACGACCCCAGCAACGTCTTTCGCCGGAACTCGAACGTCGAGCCGACGTCGGCGTGACTGGCCGACGCCGTCAACGCCGCGTTCGGCGCTCAGGACGCCTGCAAAAAGCTGGAATGCTGAAATGCTGACATGCCGAAGACCACCGGCCGCTCTCGACATGCCAGCATTCCGGCATTTCGCATTACGACGGCACGGGGCAGGCTGTAGGCTGTAGGCGCAGCCCATGCCCAGCCGCTCCTTCGATGCCCGCGCCCTTGTCCTCGCCACGGCGATTGCCGTGGCGTTGTTGTCGGTCTCCAGTCACGCGATTCGCCAGGCGCCGTCGTCCGGGGCGCTGCACCTCCAGGTGCCCGATGGCTTCACGATCGAGCGGATCGCCGGGCCGGAGTTGTTGTCGTACCCGATGTTCGGGGTGCAGGACGATCGCGGGCGCCTGTTCGTGTTCGAGTCCACCGAGCCGAACACGATGACCACCGAGGAGATGCTCGCCAAGCCGTCGTATCACGTCCGCGTGCTCGAGGACGCGGACGGCGACGGGTCCTACGACCACAGCACGATCTACGCAGACAAGCTGCCGTTCCCGAAGGGCGGCGCCTTCGTCGACGGTAGCCTGTTCGTTTCGGCCGCGCCGCATCTGCTGCGGCTGAAGGACACCAACGACGACCTGGTGGCCGACGAGCGCGAGATCGTGCTCACGGGTTGGACGCTGAACGTGAACGGCGCGGCACTCGGCGGCCCCTTCCTGGGTCCCGACGGTTGGCTGTACCTCACCGACGCACGCCGTGGCTTCCGGATCACGCGCAAGGAAGGCGACACCCTGGAAGGCAAGGGGGCGCGTATCTGGCGCGTGCGTCCGGATGGCTCCGGGCTGGAGTGGATTGCCGGCGGCGGCTACGACAACGCCATCGAACTGGTGTTCATGCCCTCGGGCGAGACCATCGGCACGATGACCTACTTCATCGACCCGCGCGACGGCGTCCGCGATGCGCTCATGCACTGGGTCGAAGGTGGTGTGTACCCGAAGCCGCACGACGTCATCGCCACCGACAAGCTGCCGCTTACCGGAGACTACCTGCCGCCAATGACCACGTTGGCACGCGTGGCACCGTCGGGGCTGGTGCGGTACCGCGGCGCCGCCCTCGGTGCTGGCTTCCACGGGAACCTGTTCAGCGCCCAGTTCAACACCGGCCGGGTGATGCGCCACATCGTCACCGTGAGCGGAGCGACCTACCGTACCGAGGATCTCCCGTTCGTGACGGCAACCGCTCCGGACTCGCATCCGACCGACGTGCTCCAGGATGCCGACGGCAGCCTGATCGTGATCGAGACCGGCGGCTGGTTCATCAAGGGTTGTCCGCTGTCCCGCGTCGCCAAGCCCGACGTGGCCGGCGGCATCTATCGGATCCGGAAGACCGGCGCCCCGCCCGTGAACG includes:
- a CDS encoding superoxide dismutase, giving the protein MPYELPPLPYAHNALEPFIDEQTMQIHHGKHHQTYVNNVNAALEKYPELQGKPIDQLIADLNAIPEDIRTAVRNNGGGHANHTFFWAVMAPNAGGSPTGKIAEAINAKFGSFDAFKEAFAKAGTTRFGSGWAWLIKSGSGVEVTSTPNQDSPLMEGKMPLLGLDVWEHAYYLKYQNKRPDYIAAWWNVVNWDAVNNAF
- a CDS encoding amidohydrolase is translated as MTFRSRGLVLLATALLSGCRPEAPEAPDLIVLNGKVWTGDGNRPEAEAIAIRNGRIVTVANSDVVRAMASAATRIIDVQGRRVVPGFNDAHWHLPLRQTADLTGAGTADEIVRRLKTFATGPADAWVLGDGWGPSDFPGLQPHRRHLDAAFPDRPVLITDRDGHQVLVNGRTLALAGITRDTPNPQNGRIGRDAKGEATGLLQEAAMSLVQRLLPPVSPDDADRAVLATLQKAATYGLTSVQDASASDPAGQRVAAYERAGRAGTLPIRVRVAMPFEMNVTPERLAELVRLRDEHRDRWLSFGIVKGVLDGTVDGHTAAMLAPYADRPNESGLPMWDQAALNAAVVAYDQAGLQIELHAVGDRAIRMALDAFARARSVNGTSERRHRIEHAELPSPEDLPRFRSLGVIASTQAMFASPDAITLTSFAPALGPERASRVDAFARFDDARIVQAFGSDYPVFTMEVMRGIHAAVTRQLPDGTPPGGWYPANRISVAAALRHFTVDAAFASREDQEKGALAPGRMADLVVLSEDVFAIPPERLWAVKATLTVVGGRVQWDGKREE
- a CDS encoding FAD-binding oxidoreductase, which translates into the protein MNLHTRQSRRRFINGALATTGMLGLVTPFDRSDARGSSPIDGGALATFRAQLKGRLVLPTDAGYEAARRVYFWNPDTEKRPALVVRCAHVDDVRHAIAFARTHALEVAVRGGGHSPMGWGTSNGLVIDMAGMNLVTIDPATRTARVDAGALGGEVMRQAGRHGLAPVVGQCAGVGAAGVTLGGGLGWLSGLHGAACDNLLAARVVTADGTLLSVDAERNPDLLWGLRGAGANFGVITSFDCRLHSLGPVTAGDIHYPVREARSVLRLFREFMAEAPDAFQATLNLTPGERGVFVQLCHAGESAEAERLLRSLRAIAAPAKDMVRRQEFADLAGRQPTGTADADFRCVATAYRHELSDEVMNVVLDRLAEAPASTVIGISHYMHGELCRVASDSTAFPLRQSGGVHIRFGADWNDPGLAQRLMPWASEASRLLRASSGERIYANYQSHAGKGSAEAVYGSNHARLVALKNTYDPSNVFRRNSNVEPTSA